The Triticum aestivum cultivar Chinese Spring chromosome 7B, IWGSC CS RefSeq v2.1, whole genome shotgun sequence genome window below encodes:
- the LOC123158841 gene encoding cysteine-rich receptor-like protein kinase 6, with protein MPNGEIIAVKKIVSSFMPGLQKQFESEVCHLMMLQHPNIVRCVGYCYDVRRACLPYHGKYVFAETAERLLCLEYMPKGSLGEYLSDKSTRYDWGTRYSIIKGICYGLCQLHEEIDKPIIHLDLKPANILLDDVMTPKITDFGLSRLLDQQETICTSSRHGTFGYMAPEFLHGGTITPKSDIFSLGVIILEVITGRRDYPDVTTTPPDDFIDFTLNEWRNVLQRFPGHVSLQTDCEQIKRCIQVGMICVNPDRTKRPQIKRVIRMLQGSESIDYAISNKAL; from the exons ATGCCAAATGGGGAAATCATCGCTGTCAAAAAGATCGTGTCATCATTTATGCCAGGCCTGCAGAAGCAATTCGAGAGCGAGGTCTGTCATCTTATGATGCTTCAGCACCCCAATATAGTGCGATGCGTAGGCTACTGCTATGATGTACGGCGTGCATGTTTGCCGTACCATGGAAAATACGTTTTTGCAGAGACTGCTGAAAGGTTACTTTGCTTGGAATATATGCCAAAGGGAAGCCTTGGTGAGTATCTATCAG ATAAATCTACTAGATATGATTGGGGAACACGTTACAGTATAATCAAGGGAATTTGCTATGGGTTATGCCAGCTTCATGAAGAAATTGATAAGCCTATTATTCACCTGGATTTGAAACCTGCAAACATATTGCTCGATGACGTCATGACACCAAAAATCACAGACTTCGGTCTGTCAAGACTACTTGACCAACAAGAAACTATTTGCACATCATCACGCCATGGAACATT TGGTTACATGGCACCAGAATTTTTACATGGAGGTACAATTACACCAAAGTCAGACATATTCAGTTTGGGTGTAATAATCTTGGAGGTAATAACAGGACGTAGGGACTACCCAGACGTTACGACAACACCTCCAGATGACTTTATCGACTTT ACACTTAACGAATGGAGAA atgtgttgcagAGATTTCCTGGGCATGTATCCCTACAAACAGATTGTGAACAAATAAAGAGATGCATCCAGGTAGGTATGATATGTGTGAATCCTGACCGCACCAAGAGGCCTCAGATAAAAAGGGTCATCAGGATGCTCCAAGGATCAGAGAGTATCGACTACGCCATTAGCAACAAGGCATTGTGA